In Deltaproteobacteria bacterium, a single genomic region encodes these proteins:
- a CDS encoding PD40 domain-containing protein, whose translation MALGIDGGCRRVGPGTQIADADTDTSAHREGLQLAPAPRPAGPAGAKDEPPKWDVEQPGGPSKSVTIDTDEGTWMSLDVSPDGKTIVFDLLGDLYRVPIGGGEATALTEGIAWDMQPRFSPDGRFIAFTSDRDGGDNIWIMPVSPKPEPSKFVQVTQEDFRLLNSPAWSPDGEFIVARKHFTAERSLGSGELWLFHASGGKGVQLTEKPNDQKDVGEPAFSPDGRYVYFSQDDTPGPVFEYNKDPYAGIYAIKRLDRERGEVEGFIGGPGGAVRPTPSHDGKQLAYVRREGLHTVLAVHDVRSGAERVLDYDLDRDMQETWAIHGVYPAFAWTPDDAAIVYWAGGKLRRVELASAKRSEIPFHVATTRTVREALRFPVEVQPKRFHTKMLRDVAVAPDGKAVVYQALGHLWLRELPSGKPRRLTRDDDVFEFQPSFSRDGRSIVFVAWSDANLGTLRVVPRAGGRARSITRTPAHWLEPVFSPDGKTIVARRDGGGGVISERYSHDTGIYALATDGRDEPRLVTKSGGAPHFGADLDRVFYRDVDYGKDGATYTLRSIALTRAEPRTHVTSEAATEFRVSPDGRWLAFREGFNAHLMPLPPTGAKPIAVGPKAESLPVARVSKDSGEYLQWSGDSKQLHWSLGPELFTRRLDQAFAFVAGATTPLAEPASNGVDIGFDVDAALPKGKLAFVGAKIVTMKGDEVIDDGVVVVEGDRITAVGRRGEVTIPAGARSFDAKGATIIPGLVDVHAHGPQGEHGITPQDNWLHYAELAFGVTTVHDPSNDTGEIFAAAELQRAGLVTAPRIFSTGTILYGAKGTYKAQVDSLDDARAHLRRMKAVGAISVKSYNQPRRNQRQQIVAAARELGMMVVPEGGSLFMHNMTMVVDGHTGVEHATPLAKGYRDMKQLWGGTEVGYTPTLVVGYGGLWGENYWYAHGNVFAHERLRRFVSPRALDARARRRPLASRGDWNHIDIARLCKQLLDAGVEIQLGAHGQREGLAAHWELWSFVQGGMSTHQALRAATLAGAHYLGLDRDLGSIEVGKLADLAIIDGDVLADIRRSEHVRWTVIGGRVFDAATMDELAPGSRKRPAFHWERAARGSGAGSAAHSD comes from the coding sequence ATGGCGCTCGGCATCGATGGTGGTTGTCGCCGGGTCGGCCCTGGCACGCAGATCGCCGACGCCGACACCGACACCTCGGCACACCGCGAGGGTCTGCAGCTCGCGCCCGCGCCGAGGCCCGCGGGGCCCGCCGGCGCGAAGGACGAGCCGCCGAAGTGGGATGTCGAGCAGCCGGGTGGGCCCAGCAAGTCGGTGACGATCGATACCGACGAAGGCACGTGGATGAGCCTCGACGTCAGCCCCGACGGCAAGACCATCGTGTTCGACCTGTTGGGCGATCTGTATCGCGTGCCGATCGGCGGCGGCGAGGCCACGGCCTTGACCGAAGGCATCGCGTGGGACATGCAGCCGCGCTTCTCGCCCGACGGGCGCTTCATCGCGTTCACCAGCGATCGCGACGGCGGCGACAACATCTGGATCATGCCGGTCTCGCCCAAGCCCGAACCGAGCAAGTTCGTGCAGGTCACCCAAGAGGACTTCCGATTGCTCAACAGCCCGGCGTGGAGCCCCGACGGCGAGTTCATCGTGGCGCGCAAGCACTTCACCGCCGAGCGCAGCCTCGGCAGCGGCGAGCTGTGGCTGTTCCACGCCAGCGGCGGCAAGGGTGTGCAGCTGACCGAGAAGCCGAACGACCAGAAGGACGTCGGCGAGCCCGCGTTTTCCCCCGACGGCCGCTACGTCTACTTCAGCCAGGACGACACCCCCGGGCCGGTGTTCGAGTACAACAAGGATCCCTACGCCGGCATCTATGCCATCAAGCGACTCGATCGCGAGCGTGGCGAGGTCGAGGGCTTCATCGGCGGCCCCGGCGGTGCGGTGCGCCCGACGCCGTCGCACGACGGCAAGCAGCTGGCGTACGTGCGACGCGAGGGCCTGCACACGGTGCTCGCGGTGCACGACGTGCGCAGCGGTGCCGAGCGCGTGCTCGACTACGACCTCGATCGCGACATGCAGGAGACCTGGGCGATCCACGGGGTCTATCCCGCGTTCGCGTGGACACCCGACGACGCAGCGATCGTGTACTGGGCCGGCGGCAAGCTGCGCCGCGTCGAGCTCGCGAGCGCCAAGCGCAGCGAGATCCCGTTCCACGTCGCGACCACCCGCACGGTGCGCGAGGCGCTGCGCTTCCCGGTCGAGGTGCAGCCCAAGCGCTTCCACACCAAGATGCTGCGCGACGTCGCGGTCGCGCCCGACGGCAAGGCCGTGGTCTACCAGGCACTCGGCCACCTGTGGCTGCGCGAGCTGCCGAGCGGAAAGCCCCGACGGCTGACCCGCGACGACGACGTGTTCGAGTTCCAGCCGTCGTTCTCGCGCGACGGCCGCAGCATCGTGTTCGTCGCGTGGAGCGACGCGAACCTCGGCACGCTGCGGGTGGTGCCGCGCGCCGGCGGCCGCGCGCGCAGCATCACGCGCACGCCTGCGCACTGGCTCGAGCCGGTGTTCTCCCCTGACGGCAAGACCATCGTCGCCCGGCGCGACGGCGGCGGCGGTGTGATCTCGGAGCGCTACTCCCACGACACCGGCATCTACGCGCTCGCCACCGACGGTCGCGACGAGCCGCGCCTGGTCACCAAGTCCGGCGGCGCGCCGCACTTCGGCGCAGACCTCGACCGCGTGTTCTATCGCGACGTCGACTACGGCAAGGACGGCGCGACCTACACCCTGCGATCGATCGCGCTGACGCGGGCCGAGCCCCGCACCCACGTCACCAGCGAGGCCGCCACCGAGTTCCGGGTGTCCCCCGATGGCCGCTGGCTGGCGTTCCGCGAGGGCTTCAACGCCCACCTGATGCCGTTGCCGCCCACCGGCGCCAAGCCGATCGCAGTCGGACCCAAGGCCGAGTCGCTACCGGTGGCCCGCGTGAGCAAGGACTCCGGCGAGTACCTGCAGTGGTCCGGCGACAGCAAGCAACTGCACTGGTCGTTGGGCCCCGAGCTGTTCACGCGCCGGCTCGATCAGGCCTTCGCGTTCGTCGCCGGCGCGACCACGCCGCTGGCCGAGCCCGCCAGCAACGGCGTCGACATCGGCTTCGATGTCGATGCCGCGCTGCCGAAGGGCAAGCTCGCGTTCGTCGGCGCCAAGATCGTCACGATGAAGGGCGACGAGGTCATCGACGACGGCGTCGTGGTGGTCGAGGGCGATCGCATCACCGCGGTCGGGCGACGCGGCGAGGTCACGATCCCCGCCGGCGCGCGAAGCTTCGACGCCAAGGGCGCGACCATCATCCCCGGCTTGGTCGACGTGCACGCCCACGGCCCCCAGGGCGAGCACGGCATCACGCCGCAGGACAACTGGCTGCACTACGCCGAGCTCGCGTTCGGCGTCACCACCGTGCACGACCCCTCGAACGACACCGGTGAGATCTTCGCCGCCGCCGAGCTGCAGCGCGCGGGCCTCGTCACCGCCCCGCGAATCTTCTCGACCGGCACGATCCTCTACGGCGCCAAGGGCACCTACAAGGCCCAGGTCGACAGCCTCGACGATGCGCGCGCACACCTGCGCCGCATGAAGGCGGTCGGTGCCATCAGCGTGAAGAGCTACAACCAACCCCGTCGCAACCAGCGCCAGCAGATCGTGGCGGCCGCACGCGAGCTGGGCATGATGGTCGTGCCCGAGGGCGGCTCACTGTTCATGCACAACATGACGATGGTCGTCGACGGCCACACCGGGGTCGAGCACGCGACCCCGCTGGCCAAGGGCTATCGCGACATGAAGCAGCTGTGGGGCGGGACCGAGGTCGGCTACACGCCGACGCTGGTGGTCGGGTACGGCGGCCTGTGGGGCGAGAACTACTGGTACGCCCACGGCAATGTCTTCGCCCACGAGCGCCTGCGTCGGTTCGTCTCGCCGCGCGCGCTCGATGCCCGCGCCCGTCGCCGCCCGCTCGCCAGCCGCGGCGACTGGAACCACATCGACATCGCGCGGCTGTGCAAGCAGCTGCTCGACGCCGGCGTCGAGATCCAGCTCGGCGCCCACGGCCAGCGCGAGGGTCTGGCCGCGCACTGGGAGCTATGGAGCTTCGTGCAGGGCGGCATGAGCACCCACCAGGCGCTGCGCGCCGCGACGCTGGCCGGCGCACACTACCTCGGCCTCGATCGCGACCTCGGATCGATCGAGGTCGGCAAGCTCGCCGACCTCGCGATCATCGATGGCGATGTCCTCGCCGACATCCGTCGCAGCGAGCACGTGCGCTGGACCGTGATCGGTGGCCGCGTGTTCGATGCTGCGACCATGGACGAACTCGCGCCCGGCAGCCGAAAGCGGCCGGCGTTCCACTGGGAGCGCGCGGCCCGTGGCAGCGGCGCCGGCTCGGCCGCCCACAGCGACTGA
- a CDS encoding EF-hand domain-containing protein: MDDSRHAVVEAGVGSCRRAETARRQVCSARRQGVVGANQMINVITGIVTLVTLVTLGGDAHAEGGAKKEKAKDAFARLDVDASGSLSLEEFVAAREGEKAERAKRIFAKIDADADGSVTKDEFKAGAKHRAEMKD; this comes from the coding sequence GTGGACGACTCGCGCCATGCGGTGGTGGAAGCCGGCGTTGGCAGCTGCCGACGCGCGGAGACAGCCCGGCGTCAGGTTTGTTCTGCCCGCCGACAAGGGGTGGTCGGAGCGAACCAAATGATCAACGTCATCACCGGCATCGTCACCCTCGTTACCCTCGTCACCCTCGGCGGCGACGCCCATGCCGAAGGCGGCGCCAAGAAGGAGAAGGCCAAGGATGCCTTCGCGCGGCTCGACGTCGACGCCAGCGGCAGCCTGAGCCTCGAAGAGTTCGTGGCGGCACGCGAGGGCGAGAAGGCCGAGCGCGCCAAGCGAATCTTCGCGAAGATCGACGCCGACGCCGACGGCTCCGTCACCAAGGACGAGTTCAAGGCCGGCGCAAAGCACCGCGCCGAGATGAAGGACTGA
- a CDS encoding CsbD family protein, which translates to MNWDIIEGKWDQLKAKLREKWGKLTDDDLESVKGKRDLLIGKIHEHYGEAKDRVGKSVDEMIAAL; encoded by the coding sequence ATGAACTGGGACATCATCGAAGGCAAGTGGGACCAACTGAAGGCGAAGCTCCGCGAGAAGTGGGGCAAGCTGACCGACGATGACCTCGAGTCCGTCAAGGGCAAGCGCGATCTGCTGATCGGCAAGATCCACGAGCACTACGGCGAGGCAAAGGATCGCGTGGGTAAGTCGGTCGACGAGATGATCGCCGCGCTGTAG
- a CDS encoding OmpA family protein: MNRTIIFTLGTTMALAIGCAHSPTHELVAARSTYAEAKQGPAGEIAKAEVYDAKKALDDAERAHREKPESDKERDLAYVALRKADYANVHAQLLQYRSQNADAHAKYVATLEQLKSSAETQLDSTSQELAAKEKDLAREREVREHLQQQLGAAMASIADMAKLEQKDQRMVITLNGAVLFKSDDTKLLPIAQQKLGQVAEVLKQYGDDYTITVAGHTDSRGSDAHNMTLSQGRADSVRAYLVGKGVGGNSITAIGKGEGEPVASNDTAEGRADNRRVEIIVDRNATPAEAK, encoded by the coding sequence ATGAACCGCACGATCATCTTCACTTTGGGCACCACCATGGCGCTGGCCATCGGCTGCGCGCACTCACCCACCCACGAGCTCGTCGCTGCGCGCTCGACCTACGCCGAGGCCAAGCAGGGTCCGGCCGGCGAGATCGCCAAGGCCGAGGTCTACGACGCCAAGAAGGCGCTCGACGACGCCGAGCGAGCGCATCGCGAGAAGCCGGAGTCCGACAAGGAGCGTGACCTCGCCTACGTCGCGCTGCGCAAGGCCGACTACGCGAATGTACATGCGCAGCTGCTGCAGTACCGCAGCCAGAACGCCGATGCGCACGCGAAGTACGTCGCGACCCTCGAGCAGCTGAAGAGCAGCGCCGAGACGCAGCTCGACAGCACCAGCCAGGAGCTCGCGGCCAAGGAGAAGGATCTCGCGCGCGAGCGTGAGGTTCGCGAGCACCTCCAGCAGCAGCTCGGCGCGGCGATGGCGAGCATCGCCGACATGGCGAAGCTCGAGCAGAAGGACCAGCGCATGGTGATCACGCTCAACGGCGCCGTGCTGTTCAAGAGCGACGATACCAAGCTGCTGCCGATCGCGCAGCAGAAGCTGGGCCAGGTCGCCGAGGTGCTGAAGCAGTACGGCGACGACTACACCATCACGGTCGCCGGCCACACCGACTCGCGCGGCAGCGACGCCCACAACATGACGCTATCGCAGGGTCGCGCCGACTCGGTGCGCGCCTACCTCGTCGGCAAGGGCGTCGGTGGCAACTCCATCACCGCCATCGGCAAGGGTGAGGGCGAGCCGGTCGCGTCCAACGACACCGCCGAGGGTCGTGCCGACAACCGTCGCGTCGAGATCATCGTCGACCGCAACGCGACGCCCGCCGAGGCGAAGTAA
- a CDS encoding DUF4398 domain-containing protein: protein MTFHPRLIALATTSAVLMPACATTVLPQQQLADTQAAIASTETLGGESDPDAKLHLQYAREQMARAKQMMAEGDDDEALRMLDRASADAELALALAKTEQMRKRSEEAKAELDKLKSEGQARNDVRNEADGGSGGAAARPNAVQ, encoded by the coding sequence ATGACCTTTCACCCGCGATTGATTGCCCTGGCGACGACGTCCGCCGTGCTCATGCCCGCCTGCGCCACCACGGTGCTGCCGCAGCAGCAGCTTGCCGATACGCAGGCGGCGATCGCTTCCACCGAGACGCTTGGTGGGGAATCCGATCCCGACGCAAAGCTGCACCTGCAGTATGCGCGCGAGCAGATGGCTCGCGCCAAGCAAATGATGGCCGAGGGCGACGACGATGAGGCGCTGCGCATGCTCGACCGCGCCAGCGCGGACGCCGAGCTGGCGCTGGCGCTGGCGAAGACCGAGCAGATGCGCAAGCGCAGCGAGGAAGCCAAGGCCGAGCTCGACAAGCTCAAGAGCGAGGGCCAGGCGCGCAACGACGTCAGGAACGAAGCCGATGGCGGCTCGGGTGGCGCCGCCGCCCGCCCCAACGCCGTGCAGTGA
- a CDS encoding response regulator has protein sequence MPQQYSEAGRDGPLGLDNRFALTLLFTSFGVLFVVDSMTPLGVADWIFYVVPVAVSMLFRAPSVPLVAAAIATALSVLGYAQSPVPTVISIGTDAANALTNRVFGIAVYWILALLGRAYAAQRLALHRTAWLQSSQTKLVDALHGELSVAQTCETALRVLARCTGAVVGAAYTFVRPGELMRAAGYALTNPAPAQALAIGEGPVGEAAAQRRTVVIGHAPPEYLEVRSGTGRGAPVHVVVMPVMVDEAVLGVIELGFFVAPSPVIGELLSHLDEPLAIAIRSAEYRERLQKLLEQTQDQANELQVQQEELRVTNEELERQTRELLEAQGELERRQARLQATNADLEGQRSTALEARELLRQRAVELTTMNRYKSEFLTNMSHELRTPLNSALIMAQLLAENRLGNLTPEQIKYAQSIQSAGNDLLVLINDMLDLSRIEAGKIDLRVGTVTIASAVDSLRQMFGHLASSKGLAFVIDVDPTAPREIESDATRLSQILKNLLANAFKFTERGSVTLRVYGHEGGCMFSVQDTGIGIAADRLESIFDHFQQADGSISRRFGGTGLGLSISRQLATLLGGRIEVTSREHSGSTFLLWLPVGAPVAGVTPTGAGVPALEETASTLPPAPPSPPPPTVTPEPLAVQGRDEHCLLIVEDDGAFGTAVSLLARERGLVPLLAKTAAEATTLLQTRVIGGVVLDVRLPDGSGLAVLEELKRNPTTRHIPVHVLSAYDDGERALALGAIGFSRKPVGAEGIVAAFDALDARGRVGPRRVLVVEDDATQRNGIAELLRSDGVEIVGAGSVADARALLDGGGFDCVVLDLGLPDGDGVELLEQLADAPSPKKTPVVVYTARDLPAHQEARLRRGSSAIILKGPHSGERLLEEVTLFLHRVEDQLPALQREMLRAVRDRERVFEGRRILLAEDDVRNVFALTAVLEQRGAKLTIARNGREAIDQLNANPTVDLVLMDVMMPELDGISAIREIRRDARFARLPIVVLTAKAMGDDRDRCLDAGANDYLAKPVQVDKLLALLRVWLPR, from the coding sequence ATGCCCCAGCAGTACTCGGAAGCAGGGCGCGACGGCCCGCTCGGCCTCGACAACAGGTTCGCGCTCACTCTGCTCTTCACCAGCTTCGGCGTGCTGTTCGTCGTCGACTCGATGACGCCGCTGGGGGTGGCCGACTGGATCTTCTACGTCGTCCCCGTCGCGGTCTCGATGCTGTTCCGGGCGCCGAGCGTACCGCTGGTCGCGGCCGCGATCGCCACTGCACTGAGCGTGCTTGGCTACGCGCAGTCTCCGGTACCGACGGTGATTTCGATCGGTACCGATGCCGCCAACGCCCTCACCAACCGCGTCTTCGGCATCGCGGTCTATTGGATCCTCGCGCTGCTGGGACGCGCATACGCAGCACAGCGACTGGCGCTCCACCGCACCGCGTGGCTGCAGAGTTCGCAGACGAAGCTCGTCGACGCACTCCACGGTGAGCTATCGGTGGCCCAGACCTGCGAGACCGCGCTGCGGGTGTTGGCGCGGTGCACGGGGGCGGTGGTCGGCGCGGCCTACACCTTCGTGCGCCCGGGCGAGCTGATGCGCGCGGCGGGTTACGCCCTCACCAACCCCGCGCCGGCGCAGGCACTCGCCATCGGCGAGGGTCCGGTCGGCGAGGCCGCAGCGCAGCGTCGCACCGTCGTGATCGGTCACGCGCCGCCCGAGTACCTCGAGGTCCGCAGCGGCACCGGACGCGGGGCGCCCGTGCACGTCGTCGTGATGCCGGTGATGGTCGACGAAGCGGTGCTCGGAGTGATCGAGCTCGGCTTCTTCGTCGCGCCCTCCCCCGTGATCGGCGAGCTACTGTCCCACCTCGACGAGCCGCTCGCGATCGCGATCCGCTCCGCGGAGTATCGCGAGCGCCTGCAGAAGCTGCTCGAGCAGACCCAGGACCAGGCCAACGAGCTGCAGGTCCAGCAGGAGGAGCTGCGTGTCACCAACGAGGAGCTCGAGCGGCAGACCCGTGAGCTGCTCGAGGCCCAGGGCGAACTCGAGCGGCGACAGGCACGGCTGCAGGCGACCAACGCGGATCTCGAGGGCCAGCGCAGCACCGCGCTGGAGGCCCGCGAGCTGCTGCGGCAGCGCGCGGTCGAGCTGACCACGATGAATCGGTACAAGTCCGAGTTCCTCACGAACATGTCACACGAGCTGCGCACGCCGCTCAACAGCGCGCTCATCATGGCGCAGCTGCTCGCCGAGAACCGCCTCGGCAACCTCACGCCCGAGCAGATCAAGTACGCGCAATCGATCCAGTCGGCCGGCAACGACCTGCTGGTGCTCATCAACGACATGCTCGACCTCTCGCGCATCGAGGCCGGCAAGATCGACCTCCGCGTCGGGACCGTCACCATCGCCAGCGCGGTCGACAGCCTGCGACAGATGTTCGGCCACCTCGCGAGCTCGAAGGGGCTCGCGTTCGTCATCGACGTCGATCCCACCGCGCCGCGGGAGATCGAGAGCGACGCCACGCGGCTGTCGCAGATCCTCAAGAACCTGCTCGCCAACGCCTTCAAGTTCACCGAGCGCGGCAGCGTGACGCTGCGCGTCTATGGCCACGAGGGCGGCTGCATGTTCTCGGTCCAGGACACCGGCATCGGCATCGCGGCCGATCGGCTCGAGAGCATCTTCGACCACTTCCAGCAGGCAGACGGCTCGATCAGCCGCCGCTTCGGTGGCACCGGGCTCGGGCTGTCGATCTCGCGCCAGCTGGCGACGCTGCTGGGCGGTCGCATCGAGGTCACCAGCCGCGAGCACAGCGGCAGCACGTTCCTGCTGTGGCTGCCGGTCGGTGCGCCCGTGGCGGGCGTGACCCCCACGGGCGCCGGCGTGCCCGCGCTCGAGGAGACCGCGTCGACGCTGCCACCGGCCCCGCCGAGCCCACCGCCGCCCACGGTCACGCCCGAGCCGCTCGCCGTGCAGGGCCGCGACGAGCACTGCCTGTTGATCGTCGAGGACGACGGCGCGTTCGGGACCGCGGTGAGCCTGCTCGCGCGCGAGCGGGGCCTGGTACCGTTGCTCGCGAAGACTGCGGCCGAGGCGACCACGCTGTTGCAGACACGGGTGATCGGCGGTGTGGTGCTCGACGTGCGGCTGCCCGACGGGTCGGGGCTTGCGGTGTTGGAGGAGCTCAAGCGCAACCCGACGACGCGGCACATCCCGGTGCACGTGCTGTCGGCCTACGACGACGGTGAGCGGGCGCTGGCCCTGGGTGCGATTGGCTTCTCGCGCAAGCCGGTCGGCGCCGAGGGCATCGTGGCCGCGTTCGACGCCCTCGATGCGCGGGGCCGCGTGGGCCCGCGACGCGTGCTGGTGGTCGAGGACGACGCCACCCAGCGCAACGGCATCGCCGAGCTCCTGCGCTCCGATGGCGTCGAGATCGTCGGCGCGGGCTCGGTCGCCGACGCGCGGGCGTTGCTCGACGGCGGCGGGTTCGACTGCGTCGTGCTCGACCTCGGGCTGCCCGATGGCGACGGCGTCGAGCTCCTCGAGCAGCTCGCGGACGCGCCCTCGCCGAAGAAGACCCCGGTGGTGGTGTACACCGCCCGCGACCTGCCGGCCCATCAGGAGGCGCGCCTGCGACGGGGCTCGAGTGCGATCATCCTCAAGGGCCCGCACTCGGGCGAGCGCCTGCTCGAGGAGGTCACGCTGTTCCTCCACCGCGTCGAGGACCAGCTGCCGGCGCTGCAACGCGAGATGCTGCGGGCGGTACGGGACCGCGAGCGCGTCTTCGAGGGTCGACGCATCCTGCTGGCCGAGGACGACGTGCGCAACGTCTTCGCACTGACCGCCGTGCTCGAGCAACGCGGCGCGAAGCTGACGATCGCCCGCAACGGTCGCGAGGCCATCGATCAACTGAACGCCAACCCGACCGTCGACCTGGTCTTGATGGACGTCATGATGCCGGAGCTCGACGGCATCTCGGCGATCCGCGAGATCCGCCGGGACGCCCGCTTCGCGAGGCTGCCCATCGTGGTGCTGACCGCCAAGGCCATGGGCGACGACCGCGACCGCTGCCTCGACGCCGGCGCCAACGACTACCTCGCCAAGCCGGTGCAGGTCGACAAGCTGCTCGCGCTGCTCCGGGTGTGGCTGCCACGATGA
- a CDS encoding protein-glutamate O-methyltransferase CheR, translating to MNTGRPTTDGHVLDDIIEHMRRRHHYDFASYARASVERRMRRAASRLGCNGLSELHERLRAQPQVFDSVLDDLTIRVTAPFRDPWHFADFRAHVIPRLATYPSRRIWVAGCSTGEEAWSLAILLAEAGLLTRTQIYATDISRTALQTAEAARYPLDALARWESNYAAAGGAGRITDHLRVGADGLQVDDRLRRAVLFADHCIATDASFAEVQLVSCRNVLIYFDRTLQARALGLFAESLSLRGFLGVGVSESLQLTRRAHGFARLEPTQAWHVRLHHGRIPASAVSP from the coding sequence ATGAACACCGGTCGTCCCACCACCGACGGCCACGTGCTCGACGACATCATCGAGCACATGCGGCGGCGACACCACTACGACTTTGCGTCCTACGCCCGCGCCAGCGTCGAGCGACGGATGCGGCGCGCCGCGAGCCGACTCGGCTGCAACGGGCTGTCCGAGCTGCACGAACGCCTGCGTGCGCAGCCGCAGGTGTTCGACAGTGTGCTCGACGACCTGACCATCCGGGTGACGGCGCCGTTTCGCGACCCGTGGCACTTCGCCGATTTCCGCGCCCACGTGATCCCGCGGCTGGCGACCTACCCCTCCCGCCGCATCTGGGTCGCCGGCTGCAGCACCGGCGAGGAGGCGTGGTCGTTGGCGATCCTCCTCGCCGAGGCGGGGTTGCTCACGCGCACTCAGATCTACGCGACGGACATCAGCCGCACCGCGCTGCAGACCGCCGAGGCCGCGCGATATCCGCTCGATGCGCTCGCGCGCTGGGAGTCGAACTATGCCGCCGCCGGCGGGGCCGGACGGATCACGGACCACCTGCGCGTGGGCGCCGATGGTCTGCAGGTGGACGACCGCCTGCGGCGGGCGGTGCTGTTCGCCGACCACTGCATCGCGACGGACGCCTCGTTCGCCGAGGTCCAGCTGGTGTCGTGCCGCAACGTCCTCATCTACTTCGACCGCACGCTGCAGGCCCGGGCGCTCGGACTGTTCGCGGAGTCGCTGTCGCTTCGCGGCTTCCTCGGGGTCGGGGTCAGCGAGTCGCTGCAACTCACGCGACGCGCCCACGGCTTCGCGAGACTCGAGCCGACGCAGGCCTGGCACGTGCGGCTCCACCACGGCAGAATCCCGGCTTCCGCAGTGTCGCCATGA
- a CDS encoding hybrid sensor histidine kinase/response regulator: MTPVAPIKFLLVDDVPSNLEAMAALLQRDGLELHTATSAREALELMLVHDYALALLDVQMPEIGGFELAELMRATARTRTIPIIFVTGAASDPIREFRGYDAGAVAFLVKPVAPNILRNKANTFFELARQRQQLQLLADELQQTLQFHETFVAAVTHDLRAPLHTISMGTEVLSEFVQDANAAKAIAMVRASTTRMASMLEALTDLARARLSGGMPVQRGAVDAHEIARAIVDEAATSHPNHTVVMESRGDGHAQWDRGLVSRLLANLVSNALRHGASEAPITVTIDAEARDTIDIRVHNRGQIPPGRRARLFQPFARERNAGGEGLGLGLYIVQQIALAHGGTVSAHSEAAEGTTLHARLPRRGP, translated from the coding sequence ATGACTCCCGTCGCCCCGATCAAGTTCCTCCTGGTCGACGACGTCCCGAGCAACCTCGAGGCGATGGCAGCGCTGCTCCAGCGCGATGGTCTCGAGCTCCACACCGCGACCTCGGCCCGCGAAGCGCTCGAGCTGATGCTCGTGCACGACTACGCGCTCGCGTTGCTCGACGTGCAGATGCCGGAGATCGGCGGCTTCGAGCTCGCGGAGCTGATGCGCGCGACCGCGAGGACCCGGACGATTCCGATCATCTTCGTCACCGGTGCGGCGTCCGATCCGATCCGGGAGTTCCGCGGCTACGACGCCGGCGCGGTGGCTTTCCTCGTCAAGCCGGTCGCACCCAACATCCTGCGCAACAAAGCGAACACGTTCTTCGAGCTGGCCCGCCAACGCCAGCAGCTGCAGCTGCTCGCCGACGAGCTACAACAGACGCTGCAGTTCCACGAGACCTTCGTCGCGGCCGTGACCCACGACCTGCGGGCGCCGCTGCACACCATCTCGATGGGCACCGAGGTGCTCAGTGAGTTCGTCCAGGACGCGAACGCGGCCAAGGCGATCGCCATGGTCCGCGCCAGCACGACCCGCATGGCCTCGATGCTCGAGGCACTCACCGACCTCGCACGCGCTCGTTTGTCGGGTGGAATGCCGGTGCAGCGCGGCGCGGTGGATGCCCACGAGATCGCGCGGGCCATCGTCGACGAGGCCGCGACCTCGCATCCGAACCATACCGTGGTCATGGAGAGCCGCGGTGACGGCCACGCGCAGTGGGATCGCGGATTGGTCTCGCGACTGCTGGCCAACCTCGTCAGCAACGCGCTGCGCCACGGCGCGAGCGAGGCCCCGATCACGGTCACGATCGACGCCGAGGCACGCGACACCATCGACATCCGTGTGCACAACCGTGGTCAGATCCCACCGGGCCGGCGTGCGCGACTGTTCCAGCCCTTTGCGCGCGAGCGCAACGCGGGGGGCGAGGGACTCGGCCTCGGGCTCTACATCGTGCAGCAGATCGCGCTCGCGCACGGCGGCACCGTGAGCGCCCACAGCGAGGCCGCCGAGGGCACCACGCTACACGCTCGTCTGCCGCGGCGCGGGCCCTAA